Proteins found in one Paenibacillus dendritiformis genomic segment:
- a CDS encoding IreB family regulatory phosphoprotein, whose amino-acid sequence MNSMDKTMKFNVKAEEQEASSQDILLSVYDALVEKEYNPINQIVGYLLSGDPAYIPRHNNARSLVRKKERDELIEELVRFYLNHHR is encoded by the coding sequence ATGAATTCCATGGATAAGACGATGAAGTTCAATGTGAAGGCAGAGGAGCAGGAGGCATCCAGCCAGGATATATTGCTGTCTGTCTACGATGCCCTTGTCGAGAAGGAATACAATCCCATCAACCAAATCGTCGGTTATCTACTATCCGGGGATCCCGCTTATATCCCGCGGCATAACAATGCTCGAAGCCTGGTACGGAAGAAGGAGCGGGATGAATTGATCGAGGAGCTGGTGCGCTTCTATCTCAATCATCACCGTTAA
- the ruvX gene encoding Holliday junction resolvase RuvX: protein MKILGLDYGDRKIGVAVSDAFGWTAQGLEVIVRRKPEDDLRRIGDIIKEHGVEEIVIGLPKNMNGTIGPRGEISMSYAEVLKQSFGLPVHLWDERLSTVSAERALLEADVSRKKRRQVIDKMAATIILQTYLDYQSRR, encoded by the coding sequence ATGAAGATTCTCGGCTTGGATTACGGGGACCGCAAGATCGGGGTCGCGGTCAGCGACGCGTTCGGCTGGACGGCGCAAGGCCTCGAAGTCATCGTTCGGCGGAAGCCGGAAGACGACCTGCGCCGGATTGGCGACATCATCAAGGAACACGGCGTCGAGGAAATTGTTATCGGATTGCCGAAGAACATGAACGGAACGATTGGACCGCGGGGCGAAATAAGTATGTCATATGCTGAAGTCTTGAAGCAGTCGTTCGGATTGCCCGTTCACCTGTGGGATGAGCGCTTGAGTACGGTATCGGCGGAGCGGGCTTTGCTCGAAGCGGATGTAAGCCGGAAGAAGCGCAGACAAGTCATTGATAAGATGGCGGCAACCATAATTTTGCAGACGTATCTTGACTATCAATCAAGAAGGTGA
- a CDS encoding DUF1292 domain-containing protein, giving the protein MTQDNYLQEEPEIIYIPDDEGNEEEFEVIMKFEVDGSDRKYMMVIPVDSEDEETDEVYAFRYEEDGDDLKLYIIEDEEEWNIVEETFNTLVSSEEDEA; this is encoded by the coding sequence ATGACACAGGACAATTATTTGCAAGAGGAACCGGAAATTATTTATATCCCGGACGATGAGGGCAATGAAGAAGAATTTGAGGTCATCATGAAATTCGAAGTGGATGGTTCTGATCGGAAATATATGATGGTAATTCCTGTTGATTCCGAAGACGAAGAGACCGATGAAGTATATGCGTTCCGCTATGAAGAAGACGGTGATGATCTGAAGCTGTACATCATCGAAGATGAAGAAGAATGGAATATCGTAGAAGAGACATTCAATACGCTGGTCAGCTCCGAGGAGGATGAAGCGTGA
- a CDS encoding DUF1292 domain-containing protein — protein sequence MSTDEGIRFIERLKSVYGDAVEMTDERGKSRTWSLVAEFEYRGRAYAVLQPGEGRDAEPDLFRIVPEGDNGWQLETIDDDEEWEDVMERYDEIAFADQF from the coding sequence GTGAGCACCGATGAGGGCATCCGGTTCATTGAGCGGTTGAAGAGCGTCTATGGCGACGCGGTGGAGATGACGGACGAGCGCGGGAAGAGCCGAACCTGGTCTCTTGTCGCGGAGTTCGAATATCGCGGACGGGCGTACGCCGTGCTGCAACCGGGCGAAGGCAGGGACGCGGAGCCGGATCTGTTCCGCATCGTGCCGGAAGGCGACAACGGCTGGCAGCTTGAGACGATAGACGATGACGAAGAATGGGAAGACGTGATGGAGCGCTACGACGAGATCGCGTTCGCCGATCAATTCTAG
- the mltG gene encoding endolytic transglycosylase MltG has product MKTGTKVMTAFLILIIVAGAGVIGYVWNGMQPLPTEDREITVTIEPGTGTSSIASRLEAEGVIKNALIFKGYLKYKNEGSRFQAGTYAFQPGVTYDEIIARLNQGDVVPDKMIRFTIPEGYTVAQIADKLADEGVVNKENFLKLTNDISWLSGQSDLAAHIPTDDNIKHPLEGYLFPETYEMREESSEEEIIVRMLEEMQQRLMDISPSWEDELQNKNLTLHQWLTAASLIEREVVVDDERPIVAGVIFNRMKQSMKLQIDATVQYALDKPKERLYYKDLDIESPYNTYQIDGLPPGPIASPSSASLEAVLHPEPSDYLFYVTKKDGSYTHLFAKTYEDHLKNIEKSKQTAGE; this is encoded by the coding sequence ATGAAGACTGGAACGAAGGTAATGACCGCTTTCCTCATTCTGATTATCGTGGCGGGAGCCGGCGTAATCGGTTATGTGTGGAACGGCATGCAGCCCCTGCCGACCGAGGATCGCGAGATTACCGTCACTATCGAGCCGGGCACGGGAACGTCAAGCATCGCTTCCCGCCTGGAAGCAGAGGGCGTCATTAAGAATGCACTTATTTTTAAAGGTTATTTGAAATATAAAAATGAAGGCTCCCGCTTTCAGGCAGGGACATATGCTTTCCAACCCGGTGTTACTTACGACGAGATTATTGCCCGTTTGAACCAGGGCGACGTCGTGCCGGACAAAATGATCCGCTTTACGATTCCGGAAGGCTATACGGTCGCGCAGATTGCAGACAAGCTGGCTGACGAAGGGGTTGTGAACAAGGAAAACTTCCTCAAGCTGACGAATGACATTTCGTGGTTATCAGGGCAATCTGACTTGGCTGCACATATTCCGACCGACGACAACATCAAGCATCCGCTGGAAGGGTATTTATTCCCAGAGACGTATGAGATGAGGGAAGAAAGCAGCGAGGAAGAGATCATCGTGCGCATGCTGGAGGAGATGCAGCAGCGGCTGATGGACATCTCCCCGAGCTGGGAAGATGAGCTGCAAAATAAAAATCTAACGCTCCATCAATGGCTGACCGCTGCGTCGCTGATCGAACGTGAGGTCGTCGTCGATGACGAGCGCCCGATTGTGGCGGGGGTCATCTTCAACCGCATGAAGCAGAGCATGAAGCTGCAGATTGACGCCACGGTCCAGTACGCGCTGGACAAGCCGAAGGAACGGCTGTATTATAAGGACTTGGATATTGAGAGCCCTTATAATACGTATCAGATTGACGGCTTGCCGCCGGGTCCGATCGCGAGTCCGAGCAGCGCGTCGCTTGAGGCGGTGCTGCATCCGGAGCCTTCCGACTATTTGTTCTATGTTACGAAAAAAGACGGCAGCTACACTCATTTGTTCGCCAAAACGTATGAAGACCATTTGAAAAATATCGAGAAAAGCAAACAGACAGCAGGGGAATAG